DNA from Rhizobacter sp. J219:
GCCAGTCGGCGCAGGCCTTTTCGTAGAGCACACGCCCGTCGCCGAAGTCCTGCGCCGCAGCCTCAGGCGCTGTAGCGAGCCGCGGCAGGTCTTCGCTGCACACCACCGAGAAGTGCATGCCCATCGCCAGCCCCGAGCCCTTGCGGCCGGTCAGGCTGCTGCCGAGCGTCAGCAGGCCCTGCGGCCGGCCGAGCGTGGCCTCGTGCATCGCCACCGGCAGCGCCTGCACCAGCACCGGCGTGTAGAGCGCACCGCGCACCGCCGACATCGCCATCGCACGCGTCAGCGTGAACGTTTCCGACTGCCCCGTCAGCGGGTGCTGCACCGTCACCGGCTGCGGCAGGCGTGCGAGCCAGGCCGCCCAGCTGGCGCGCAGGCCGGGGTGGTCGCGCCGGCAGGCCGCTTCGGCTTCACAGGCGGCCAGCAGCGCCTCGAACGCGGCCTGCGCATCGCTCGCAAAACTCGCCGGCAACACCATGTCGGGCGGCGCCACGCCGTCGAGCACCAGGCGCCGCACGTGGCGCGGGAACTGGCGCAGGTAGTCGAGCCCGGCGCGCGTGCCGTACGAGACGCCGACGAGGTTCACCTGCGTGGCGCCGATGGCGCGGCGCACGGCGTCGAGGTCCTGCATCGCAATCGGCGTGGTGTAGTGGCGCAGGTCGCCGTGCGGCAGCGCCTGCAGGCGCTCGCGGCACACACGCAGCTGTGCGAGCTGAAGCGCAGGGTCGGACTGCTCGGCCACCGACTGGCGGCGCGGGTCTTCGCACACGAGCGGCGCCGAGCGGCCGGTGCCACGCTGGTCGACGAAGACGATGTCGCGCCGGTTGTTGAGCCGCGCAAAAAGCGGCATCACCTGCCCCGCCAGCGAGATCGCGCTCTGCCCGGGCCCACCGGCCAGCAGCACCACCGGGTCGGACAGCTTGTTGCGCGCGAGCGCCGGCACCACCACGTAGTGCACCGCGATCTGCGGGCCGGTGGCGCGCGAGGGATCGAGCGGACGCTGCACCTGGCCGCACAGCGCCTGATGCGACAAGCCGTCGACACGGCACGGCGCAGGCGTGGCCGCAAGCGCCGGTGCCGCCAGCGTCCACAGCACGACAAGGCCGAGAAGAGAACGCCTCATTGCCCCAGCAGGCGTTTCAGCTCACCGCTCGCGATGAGCTTGTGCAGGTCATTCGCGCCGCCGATCAGCTGGCCTTTCACGAACACCATCGGAAACGTCGGCCAGCCGGTCCACATCTTCAGCGCATTGCGCCGCCGCCACTGGCTGAAGTAGCCGCCGAATTCGAGGTACTGGTAGGGCACGCCGGCCGCATCGAGGGCCTGCCGTGCGCGCCGCGCCGGGATGTTGAGCGCCATGCCGACCACCAGCACCGGGTGCGACGCCGCGGCCGAGCGCACGTTGTGCACGATGTCGGCGTGCAGGTTGGCCACCTTGTCGCGGATGGCCGGGTGCACCTGGGACTCGTCGAGGATGGGACGCGGCATCGGGGCTCCGTGGAAACAACGAAGCCGCGAGCTTAGCCTTTCAACTCATCCCTTCAACTCGCTCCAGCGGTCGTGGCGCTCGCGCCGCTCGGCGCGGTAGTTGGTGATCTCCAGCCGCACGCCGTCGGGGTCGGTGAAGAAGGTGGCCCAGTAGTCGGGCGCATAACCGGGGTGCAGGTGCGCTTCGCTGGCGTCGATGCCGGCGGCGCGCAAGGCCTTCGAGGCGGCCACCACGTCGTCGACCGACTCCACCCGCAGGCAGAAATGGTGCAGGCCCGGCGCATACGGGTCGTGGGCCGCCGCGCTGCGCGCCGGCCGCAGCACGTAGCCGAAGTGGCGGTTGTAGTACTGCACATGGCGGTCGCCGCCGATCTCGAAGCTGTTGCTGCGAAAGCCGAGCACCTCGCACATCACCGTGTCGTAGAAGGCCTTCGAGCGCGCCAGGTCGGAGACGGTGATGTAGATGTGGTCGATGCCGGTGACCTCGGGCATGGGCAGCCTTTCCTTGATTCTGTGTCTACGCGGCGAGCGTGCCGCGCTGGAAGTCTGCCATCGCCTGGTGGATCTCGGCCGGCGTGTTCATCACGAAGGGCCCGTACTGCACGATCGGCTCGTGGAGCGGCTGGCCGGCGATGACGAGCAGCTTCGCATCGGCGCCCTGCGCTGTCACCCGCACACCATCGGCGCCGGGGTCGTTGGCGAGGATGGCCATGCGCTCGCGGTCGACACGCGTGCCCTCGATCTCGACCGCACCGCCGTACACGTAGACAAAGGCGTTGTGGCCGGCCGGGATCGGCTGCGCGAACGAGGTGCCCGCCGGCAGCGCGACGTCGAGGTAGAGCGGCTCGGTCGTCGGGCGGGTGACGGCACCGGTCACCCCGTGGCTGACGCCGGCGATCACGCGCACCGTCACACCCCCGTCGAGGGTGAAGACCGGCACGTCGGCCGGCGGCACGTCGCGGTACATCGGTGGGCTCATCTTGTCCTTCGCGGGCAGGTTGACCCAAAGCTGGAAGCCGGCCATGCGGCCCTCTTCCTGCTCGGGCATCTCGGAGTGGATGATCCCGCGCCCGGCGGTCATCCACTGCACGCTGCCGGGTTCGAGCAGGCCGACGTTGCCCACGCTGTCTTGATGGCGCATGCGGCCTTCGAGCATCACCGTCACCGTCTCGAAACCGCGGTGCGGGTGGCTCGGGAAGCCGCCGATGTAGTCGGACGCGCTGTCGCTGCCGAAGGCATCGAGCATGAGAAACGGGTCGAGCCGGCGCTGCAGCGGCTGCGTCAGCACGCGGGTGAGTTTCACGCCGTCGCCGTCGGAGGTGGGCTGGCCCTGCACCAGCCGCTCGACGCGGCGCGAGGTGGCGACTGAAAGCACGGTGGGGGTGGAGGTGGTGTTCATGGGGATCACTCTAGGCCTCGCCAAAACCCGCGGGCTCAAGACTTTTTGCACACAGCGCTCAAACGATGTGGAGTTGCCCTACTCGCCATGCACCGACAACCGGCGTACGCTGCGCCCCAGATTGCTTATGCAAAGCAACTAATTCGGCGCACGACGCCGACCCTTCGGCAAAGGACGACGACATGCAACGCAGACACTTCCTGGCCGCCGGCACCCTGGCCAGCCTGGGCGTTCCCGCCTGGGCCCAGGGCACCAGCGAGATCGTGCTCGGCAACAGCGCCATCCTCGGCGGCCCGCTGGGGGCACCGATCAAGACCATGCTGGCCGGCGCCGACCTCGCCTTCCAGGCGGCCAATGCGCAAGGCGGCGTCAACGGCCGCAAGCTGCGGGTGGTGTCGCTGGACGACGAGCTGAAACCCGACAAGGCCGTCGCCAACTACAAGAAACTTCTGACCGATCACAAAGCCTTCGCCTTCTTCGCCTGCGTGGGCTCGGGCACCACGGCGGCGGCGAGCCAGGTGCTGAAGGAAAGCGGCGCTCCGCTCGTCGGCGGCTACGCGGTGGCCGACTCGGCGCGCGACAAGGCACAAGGCTCGGCCTACTTCGTGCGCGCCACCACCGGGCGCGAGGCCGAGGTGCTGATCCAGCAGCTGCAGACCATCGGCATCACCAAGATCGCGGTGGCCCACCTCGACAACCCCGGCGGCGTGGAAGCGCTGCGCCTGGTCGAGAAGGCGCTCGCCGCGCACCAGCTGAAGCCCGTGGCCTCATCCAGCATGAAGGGCGACGCGACCGATGCCGCCGCCGTGGCCGGCACGCTGATGGCCGGCGAGCCACAGGCCATCCTCATGTACCTCGGCGGCACGCTGGGCGGCGAGCTGATGAAGGCGGTGTGGGCGCGTGGCCAGCAGCCGTCGTTCTACGGCATGTCGCTGGTGCCGGGCGACGTGATCGCCAAGGTGGTGGGCGAGAAGACCCGCGGCCTGGCGATCTCGCAGGTCATGCCCTATCCGTGGAACGAGGTCGACCCGACGGTCAAGGAATACCGGCGGCTGGCCACCGCCGCCAAGGTGCCGGTCGGCTACTACAGCTTCGAGGGCTACGTGAACGCGCTCGTGATGCTCGATGCGCTCAAGCGCCTGGGCCGCGACCTCAACCGCCAAAAGCTGCACAGCGCGCTCGCCGCGACCAAGCTTCGGGTCTCCGGCATGGACGTCCACTTCAGCGGCGGCAGCCACACCGGCTCGCGTTTCGTGGAGCTGGTGCAGGTCACGCGCGACGGCCGCTTCGTGAGATGACAGCCCCTCGCCCGATGGGTACATCGGGCGATCCCCCGCGGGGATGCGGGCCGGCTTGGGAGCGGCCCGGCGCTCGGCCCGCCCGCCCCTCGCCCGCTGCAAGGTCGTGGTGAAAGCGGTGTAATGACCGCCCCCTCATCCACGACATCAGGAGGACCATGAAGCTCTATTACAGCCCCGGCGCCTGTTCGCTCTCCGTCCACATCACCCTGCGCGAAGCGGGCCTGCCCTTCGACCTGGTGCTGGCCAGCACCAAGACTCACAAGCTGCAAGACGGCACCGACTACTACGTGATCAACCCCAAGGGCTACGTGCCGCTGCTCGAGCTCGACAACGGCGAGCGCCTGACCGAGGTGGCCGCCATCCAGCAGTACGTGGCCGACCAGGTGCCCGAGAAGAACCTGGCGCCGGCCTGGGGCACGATGGCCCGCTACCGCCTGCAGGAGTGGCTGACCTTCACCGGCACCGAGCTGCACAAGGCCTACAGCCCGCTCTTCAGCCCCGGCAGCAGCGACGAGATCAAGAACGCCGCCAAGAGCCGCATCAACGGCCGCCTGGCCTACGTCAATGACCAGCTCGCCGGCAAGTCCTACCTGCTGGGCGAGGCGTTCAGCGTGGCCGACACCTACCTCTACGTGGTGGCGAACTGGTCGCGACACGTGGGCGTCGACCTCACGCCCTTCCCCCACCTCACGGCCTTCATCGCGCGCATGTCGGCACGCCCGGCGGTGCAGGCCGCGCTCAAGGCCGAAGGGCTGCTCAAGTGAAGCACGCACTGGAGCACGCACCATGTTGATGCTCCCGCTGCTGGTGGCCGCAACTGCCGCCACCGGCACCGCCCCGGCCACGCCCGCACCGGGCCACTACGACGCGCAGATGTGCGTCACCCTCAATGCCAACGCACCGACCTGCGGCCCGCTGCAGGCACACATCGACGCGGACGGCACGCTCACGCTGCGCGTCGACGACATCCGCTACGTGCTGAGCTTCGAGCAGGGCCTGATGGTCGGCATCACGATGCACGGCAACATGCAGATCGCCGAGTTCCTCTCCAGCTACCGCTGGGCCGGCCACACGCTGCTCTTCGGTGACCGCAGCCGCCATGCGCAGTACGAGGTGCAGCTGAAAACGCGAGCGGCCCCACCCTGACGCCGTGATCGAGAACGCGGCCTGCGCCCGGCGGCGGCCTTGTCCTACAGGCCGCGGCAAGGCCTGACGGTAAAAAACCGGGCATGTCCCGGAACCCGCCCGATCGAACCACGCCCGACCTCGCCTTCAAGGTGATGACGGTGAACACCCACAAGGGTTTCACCTTCTTCAACCGCAAGTTCATCCTGCACGAACTGCGCGAGGCCGTGCGCTCGGTGGGGGCCGACGTGGTCTTCCTGCAGGAAGTGCAGGGCGCGCACGAGAAACACCCGTCGAAGTTCCTCAACTTCCCGCAGGACCCGCACTACGAATTCCTGGCCGACGAGATCTGGCCGGAGTTCGCCTACGGCCGCAACGCCGTCTACCCGCACGGCCACCACGGCAATGCGGTGCTGTCGAAATTCCCGATCGAGCACTACCGCAACCACGACGTCTCGATCGCCGGCCCCGAGCGACGCGGCCTGCTGCACTGCGTGCTGCGCGTGCCCACGCACGACCTGAAGCTGCATGCCATTTGCGTGCACCTGGGCCTGAAGGAGTCACACCGCAAGCGCCAGCTCGACCTTCTGTGCAAGCTCGTGCAGACCGAAGTGCCGGCCGACGCGCCGCTGGTCGTGGCCGGTGATTTCAACGACTGGCGCCACCGCGCCAACCCCATCCTCGAGCGCAGCTGCGGCCTGCGCGAAGTGTTCGTGCATGCGCATGGCGAACACGTGCGCACTTTCCCCGCCCGCTGGCCGGTGCTCGCGCTCGACCGCATCTACGTGCGCCATGCCCGCATCCACTCGCCGGTGGTGCTGCCGCGCCGGCCGTGGTCACATCTGTCGGACCACGCGCCGCTCGTCGCGGAGATCTCCCTGTGATGTCCCGACACACCGAACGCGCCCACTGGCAGCCGGGCAACGACTTCACGCTGCTGGAGAACGGCGAAGCCTTCTTCCCCGCAGTGTTCGAGGCCATCGCCCAGGCGACGCACGAGGTCATCCTCGAAACCTTCATCCTCTTCGAAGACAAGGTCGGCCTCGCGCTGCACCAGGTGCTGGTCGAGGCCGCCCGGCGCGGCTTGCAGGTCGACTTGCTGGTCGACGGCTTCGGCTCGCCCGACCTGTCGGAGCGTTTCATCGGCGAGCTGACCGCGGCCGGCGTGCGCCTGCGGGTGTTCGATCCGCAGAAGCCGCTCTTCGGCATCCGCGCCAACGTGCTGCGCCGCATGCACCGCAAGATCGTCGTGGTCGACGGTGAGCTGGCGTTCGTGGGCGGCATCAACTACTCGGCCGACCACCTGCTCGACTTCGGCCCCGAGGCCAAGCAGGACTACTCGGTGCGGGTGCGCGGCCCGGTCGTGGCCGACATCCACCGCTTCGTGCGCGCCGCCATCAAGGAGCCGCACGGGCCGCGGCGCTGGTGGTTCCAGCGCCGGCCCGCGCCCCCCCGCAGCGCACAGCCGCATGCCGGCACCGCGCACGCCCTCTTTGTCACCCGCGACAACCACGACCACCGCGACGACATCGAGCGCCTCTACCGCGTGGCCATCCGCTCGGCGAAAAAGCGCGTGTGGATCGCCAACGCGTATTTCTTCCCCGGCTACCGGCTGCTGCGCGAGCTGCGCCGGGCCGCACGCCGCGGCGTCGACGTGCGCCTCATCCTGCAAGGCACGCCCGACATGCCGATCGTGAAGTTCGGCGCCGAGCTGCTGCACGACCACCTGCTGCGCGCCGGCGTAAAGATCTACGAGTACTGCCAGCGCCCGTTCCACGGCAAGGTGGCGCTGGCCGATGATGAATGGGCGACCGTCGGGTCGAGCAACCTCGACCCGCTGAGCCTCGCGCTCAACCTCGAAGCCAACGTCGTCATCCGCGACCGCGCCTTCAACCAGCAGCTGGCCGAGCGGCTGGACAAGCTCGTCTGCGAAAGCTGCCGCGAGGTGGCGGCCGAAGGCGACGGCAAGCCGACGGCCTGGCAGGTGGTGCGCAGCTTCGTCGTCTTCCACGTGCTGCGCCGCTTCCCCTACTGGGCCAGCTGGCTGCCGCGGCACACCCCGGCCCTCGTGAACGCGCATGGCGACGAACCCGCCAAGCCGCCGCAGGTCCACCATGGCCTCTGAACTCACGCACCCCCGCGCGACGCCGCGCGTGCCGCTCACGCGCCGCGCCTGGTGGCCGGCGGCCAAACGCACGGCGTCGGCGCTCTTCTTCGCGGGCGTGCTGTGGCTGATCGTGCGCCATGCCCGCACGGTGGAGTGGGGCGAGGTGCTCGGCTCGATCGCCGACTACCCGGCCACGACCCTCGCCGGCGCGGCCCTGCTCGCGATCACGAGCCATGCGCTCTATGCCACCTTCGACCTGCTCAGCCGGCGCTACGCGGGCCACGACCTGCCCACACCGCGAGTGCTCGCCACCACCTTCATCAGCTACGCCTTCAACCTCAACTTCGGCGCGCTGGTGGGGGGCCTCGCCTTCCGCATCAGGCTCTACACCCGCCAGGGGCTCGACGCGGCCACGATCTCGCGGGTGTATGGCTTCAGCATGCTGACCAACTGGCTGGGCTACGGCGTGCTCGCCGGCGTGGTGTGCCTGCTGCAGCCGATCGAGGTGCCCGCCGAATGGTCGATCGGCGGCGGCGCGCTGCGTGTGCTGGGTGCGGTGCTGTTCGCGCTGCCGCTTGGCTACGTGGGCCTGTGCTTCTTCTCGCCGCGGCGCACGCTCACCGTGCGCGGCCACGAACTGCACCTGCCCTCGGGCCGCATGGCACTGCTGCAGCTCGTGATGTCGACCGCCAACTGGGCGCTGATCGGCGCCACCGTCTACCTGCTGCTGCAGGCCCACGTGGGCTACCCCGCCGCGCTCGCCGCGCTGCTGGCCGCCGCGGTGGCTGGCGTGGCCACCCATGTGCCGGCGGGGCTGGGCGTGCTCGAAGCGGTGTTCATCGCACTGCTCTCGCCGCCCGTGGCGCAGAGCCCGCTGCTGGCCGCGCTGCTCGTCTACCGCGCGGTGTACTACCTGGTGCCGCTGGCGCTCGCCGCCCTGCTCTACCTCGGCTTCGAAGTTCTCAGGCTGAGGGCAGCTTCGGCTTGACGGACAGGATGCCGCGGCAGGTGTCGCGCTGCGCATCGGCCTCGGGCACGGCGGCGCACAGGGCGTCGAGTTCGGCCTGCAGCCGCTTCATCGCATCGGCATGGCCCGGTGTCTTCTGCCAGGCCGCCAACGTGCTGCCCACCCGCTGCAGCGACCGTGCGCTGCGCTCGTAGAACGCATTCGGCTGCCCGGCCGCCTCACGCAGCACCTGCAGCACCGCGGCCTCGATGCGCTGCTCGTCCTGCGGCGCCAGCTCGACCAGCGTGGCCACGTGGCTCGCGCCCCACTGCAGGCGTGTCGCCGGCCCTTCGCTGCGGCGCCACGCCTCTTCGCTCCAGCGCAGCGCCTCGGCGGTGTCGCCGCGCTTCTTCGCGTTGCTCGCCAGGCCCGACATCAGGTAATAGGGCGAATGGCTGCGCGCGAGGTTGGCCTTGAGCAGCGCGTCCGAGTCGGGGCCGGCGCCCGCCTCGCGCAGCAGGTAGGCCGCGGCGGTGATGACGGCCTGGCGCTCGTAGCCGTCGGTCGTCTCGCGGTCCAGGCGCGTGACCTGCTCGCGGATGTCGCTCAGCAGCGCCGGCGGCACACCCGACGGCGTGCCCTTGGCGGCGCCGAGCCGCGCCAGCTGCACCCGCGCGATCGAGGCCCCCACACGATCGGCCCGCGAGAGCGTCATGTCGTTGGCGAGGCCCGCCAGGGCGGCATCGAAGGTGTCGACGAGCGAGGCCCGGTCGCGCGAGCCGGCCGGTGGTGCGAAGGCCTTCGCCAAGGCCTCGGCGTGGTTGGCCAGCACGTCCATGTGCACCCGCGAAGCTTCGGCGCTGCGCAGCACCGCGAGGAAACGCTCGCGTGCCCGCGCGTCGGGCGGCGGCACCGCACCGGCCGCCCAGGCCTTGAGGAAGAGGCGCGTGCCCGCGTCGGCCTGCTCCGGCGGGCAGGCCGCGGCAAGAGCCCGCAGCGTGGCCGGCAGCTCCTTCGGCGGCAGCACCTGGGTCTGCTCGTCGCTCGCGTCGGCCTCCCAGGCATAGAAGGCGAGCAGCTTCCATTCGTTGGCGCTCAAGGCCCGGCCGGCGCGTGCATCGGCCAGCACCGCCTTCACCGGCCGCTGCATCGCGAGGCCCAGCGTCAGCACCTGCGTGATCTGCTGTGCGTCGACCTCGCCCGGCAGGCGGGTCATCTCCTGCCCGGCGGGGCTCAGCAGCACCAGCGTCGGGTAGCCGCGCACCTTGAAACGCGCGCCGAGCTTCTGCGCGCCGGGGCGGTCTCCGTCGATGTAGACCGGCACGAAGGCGCGGGTGCGCTCGATGAAGTCCTGCCGGTTGAAGAGCGTGGCCTTGAGCTGGTTGCACGGCGGGCACCACTCGGCGCCCCAGTACAAGAGCACTGGCTTGTGCAGCTCGCGCGCCTGCGCGAACGCCGCGTCGACCTCGGCATCGGTGCTCGCCGACAGCCAGGCGATGCCCTTGGCCGCCGTGCCGCCGATCGGCGCCGGCACGACCAGGGCCGGCGTGCTGGCGGCCGTTTTGACCCGCACGGCGGGCTCGGGCCGCTGGCACGCCGCCAGGGCAGACAGGGCAATGCAGGACAGGCAGCGCAGCAACATGAGCGCGAGCGTAGCGCGGCACCGGCGTCCTACACGCAAACGCGGGGTTGGCCTGGCGACGGCCTGGCCCGCCGTGCCTAGCATCGACGCGGATGAACCCGCCGCCGCGCCACCTCACCGCCGTGCTGGTCGCCCTCGGCGTGCTCGCCGTGCTGAGCCTGCTCGCGGCCGACTGGAACTGGGCCCGCCCGGCGCTCGTGCGCTACCTGGAGCACACCTCGAAGCGGGAGGTGCAGCTCGACGACCTGCAGATCCGCCTCGACGCCGACTGGCAGCCCGTCGTGCG
Protein-coding regions in this window:
- the gstA gene encoding glutathione transferase GstA gives rise to the protein MKLYYSPGACSLSVHITLREAGLPFDLVLASTKTHKLQDGTDYYVINPKGYVPLLELDNGERLTEVAAIQQYVADQVPEKNLAPAWGTMARYRLQEWLTFTGTELHKAYSPLFSPGSSDEIKNAAKSRINGRLAYVNDQLAGKSYLLGEAFSVADTYLYVVANWSRHVGVDLTPFPHLTAFIARMSARPAVQAALKAEGLLK
- a CDS encoding lysylphosphatidylglycerol synthase domain-containing protein; protein product: MASELTHPRATPRVPLTRRAWWPAAKRTASALFFAGVLWLIVRHARTVEWGEVLGSIADYPATTLAGAALLAITSHALYATFDLLSRRYAGHDLPTPRVLATTFISYAFNLNFGALVGGLAFRIRLYTRQGLDAATISRVYGFSMLTNWLGYGVLAGVVCLLQPIEVPAEWSIGGGALRVLGAVLFALPLGYVGLCFFSPRRTLTVRGHELHLPSGRMALLQLVMSTANWALIGATVYLLLQAHVGYPAALAALLAAAVAGVATHVPAGLGVLEAVFIALLSPPVAQSPLLAALLVYRAVYYLVPLALAALLYLGFEVLRLRAASA
- a CDS encoding glutaredoxin domain-containing protein yields the protein MPRPILDESQVHPAIRDKVANLHADIVHNVRSAAASHPVLVVGMALNIPARRARQALDAAGVPYQYLEFGGYFSQWRRRNALKMWTGWPTFPMVFVKGQLIGGANDLHKLIASGELKRLLGQ
- the clsB gene encoding cardiolipin synthase ClsB, with protein sequence MSRHTERAHWQPGNDFTLLENGEAFFPAVFEAIAQATHEVILETFILFEDKVGLALHQVLVEAARRGLQVDLLVDGFGSPDLSERFIGELTAAGVRLRVFDPQKPLFGIRANVLRRMHRKIVVVDGELAFVGGINYSADHLLDFGPEAKQDYSVRVRGPVVADIHRFVRAAIKEPHGPRRWWFQRRPAPPRSAQPHAGTAHALFVTRDNHDHRDDIERLYRVAIRSAKKRVWIANAYFFPGYRLLRELRRAARRGVDVRLILQGTPDMPIVKFGAELLHDHLLRAGVKIYEYCQRPFHGKVALADDEWATVGSSNLDPLSLALNLEANVVIRDRAFNQQLAERLDKLVCESCREVAAEGDGKPTAWQVVRSFVVFHVLRRFPYWASWLPRHTPALVNAHGDEPAKPPQVHHGL
- a CDS encoding alpha/beta hydrolase produces the protein MRRSLLGLVVLWTLAAPALAATPAPCRVDGLSHQALCGQVQRPLDPSRATGPQIAVHYVVVPALARNKLSDPVVLLAGGPGQSAISLAGQVMPLFARLNNRRDIVFVDQRGTGRSAPLVCEDPRRQSVAEQSDPALQLAQLRVCRERLQALPHGDLRHYTTPIAMQDLDAVRRAIGATQVNLVGVSYGTRAGLDYLRQFPRHVRRLVLDGVAPPDMVLPASFASDAQAAFEALLAACEAEAACRRDHPGLRASWAAWLARLPQPVTVQHPLTGQSETFTLTRAMAMSAVRGALYTPVLVQALPVAMHEATLGRPQGLLTLGSSLTGRKGSGLAMGMHFSVVCSEDLPRLATAPEAAAQDFGDGRVLYEKACADWPRGELPAAFYQLGTSPAAALLLSGGLDPATPPRHGERVAQALGPKARHVVVPNAGHGVLGVGCAPELLTRFIDAADESAALALDTRCVQGVPRPAAFQPVGSLK
- a CDS encoding VOC family protein; translation: MPEVTGIDHIYITVSDLARSKAFYDTVMCEVLGFRSNSFEIGGDRHVQYYNRHFGYVLRPARSAAAHDPYAPGLHHFCLRVESVDDVVAASKALRAAGIDASEAHLHPGYAPDYWATFFTDPDGVRLEITNYRAERRERHDRWSELKG
- a CDS encoding pirin family protein; its protein translation is MNTTSTPTVLSVATSRRVERLVQGQPTSDGDGVKLTRVLTQPLQRRLDPFLMLDAFGSDSASDYIGGFPSHPHRGFETVTVMLEGRMRHQDSVGNVGLLEPGSVQWMTAGRGIIHSEMPEQEEGRMAGFQLWVNLPAKDKMSPPMYRDVPPADVPVFTLDGGVTVRVIAGVSHGVTGAVTRPTTEPLYLDVALPAGTSFAQPIPAGHNAFVYVYGGAVEIEGTRVDRERMAILANDPGADGVRVTAQGADAKLLVIAGQPLHEPIVQYGPFVMNTPAEIHQAMADFQRGTLAA
- a CDS encoding ABC transporter substrate-binding protein codes for the protein MQRRHFLAAGTLASLGVPAWAQGTSEIVLGNSAILGGPLGAPIKTMLAGADLAFQAANAQGGVNGRKLRVVSLDDELKPDKAVANYKKLLTDHKAFAFFACVGSGTTAAASQVLKESGAPLVGGYAVADSARDKAQGSAYFVRATTGREAEVLIQQLQTIGITKIAVAHLDNPGGVEALRLVEKALAAHQLKPVASSSMKGDATDAAAVAGTLMAGEPQAILMYLGGTLGGELMKAVWARGQQPSFYGMSLVPGDVIAKVVGEKTRGLAISQVMPYPWNEVDPTVKEYRRLATAAKVPVGYYSFEGYVNALVMLDALKRLGRDLNRQKLHSALAATKLRVSGMDVHFSGGSHTGSRFVELVQVTRDGRFVR
- a CDS encoding thioredoxin fold domain-containing protein; the encoded protein is MLLRCLSCIALSALAACQRPEPAVRVKTAASTPALVVPAPIGGTAAKGIAWLSASTDAEVDAAFAQARELHKPVLLYWGAEWCPPCNQLKATLFNRQDFIERTRAFVPVYIDGDRPGAQKLGARFKVRGYPTLVLLSPAGQEMTRLPGEVDAQQITQVLTLGLAMQRPVKAVLADARAGRALSANEWKLLAFYAWEADASDEQTQVLPPKELPATLRALAAACPPEQADAGTRLFLKAWAAGAVPPPDARARERFLAVLRSAEASRVHMDVLANHAEALAKAFAPPAGSRDRASLVDTFDAALAGLANDMTLSRADRVGASIARVQLARLGAAKGTPSGVPPALLSDIREQVTRLDRETTDGYERQAVITAAAYLLREAGAGPDSDALLKANLARSHSPYYLMSGLASNAKKRGDTAEALRWSEEAWRRSEGPATRLQWGASHVATLVELAPQDEQRIEAAVLQVLREAAGQPNAFYERSARSLQRVGSTLAAWQKTPGHADAMKRLQAELDALCAAVPEADAQRDTCRGILSVKPKLPSA
- a CDS encoding endonuclease/exonuclease/phosphatase family protein, encoding MSRNPPDRTTPDLAFKVMTVNTHKGFTFFNRKFILHELREAVRSVGADVVFLQEVQGAHEKHPSKFLNFPQDPHYEFLADEIWPEFAYGRNAVYPHGHHGNAVLSKFPIEHYRNHDVSIAGPERRGLLHCVLRVPTHDLKLHAICVHLGLKESHRKRQLDLLCKLVQTEVPADAPLVVAGDFNDWRHRANPILERSCGLREVFVHAHGEHVRTFPARWPVLALDRIYVRHARIHSPVVLPRRPWSHLSDHAPLVAEISL